In the Scomber japonicus isolate fScoJap1 chromosome 18, fScoJap1.pri, whole genome shotgun sequence genome, one interval contains:
- the LOC128378665 gene encoding interferon-induced very large GTPase 1-like, whose product MYEEINRKKKHLTETETLLSRLHLQDKYEQKLTPAAFLKISPPVKQHHDTSEKDLAHTFLQRLMMLDYRARYIPVKQDSPEGSHSEPQKIDDDDFDDFLSTSVDSDQPKHPHVHPMDIQMAVYHCSDSFLKQNMITKLSQCQYALPLLVPDPVSMDIECPLWTFRQIKKSWKKTQTRDDSNTVTMKSMPIYRAETPMVSFFRLGSLSLSKSQLMNTLINERHSTFFHRNCPGSTKSRHLMDGVAEIAWYCPAGKPNDAFTDCITFCNLHGDALMIEKQREILMENSSVNVVLLPTLERSDKSANAVISALFKSPKPLICLIVDNDCGVVGKQGKYKMGLKDKSQSDVCKELKGIIEKILSGPHTSFQLETMAEVSGIRVDEDDTVCQEGKSAAMKIVNVLKGMDVSGIKDKYLPCQGQLWHDWCKINKEQYHLKGKLEKEKCKKQQEMRKIREDQCSASCSELMKLFIESLSSLSPKEKQYFLKWIQILLDALSTDDLSSILQKYDEKWSEVLDLKKKHDKSDWLTSKQTELEEISEKLQSATFGLEHIFREIGQIYEAHKSLQEQTEMEETDWSKYPELAAELMISGHPMELMDGDAGHVPLTWISSLLDEVIKKLGDQRVFVLSVLGIQSSGKSTMLNAMFGLQFAVSAGRCTKGAFMQLVKVSEEMKKDFKFDYVLVVDTEGLRALELAGNTTLHHDNELATFVVGLGNMTLINIFGEMEDVLQIVVQAFMRMKKVKLSPSCVFVHQNVSDIGAAEKNMDGKRRLQEKLDQMAKLAAKEEGCDVECFNDVISFDVQKDVKYFAQLWEGSPPMAPPNPSYSESVQDLKNIILSKASQSAGMTLSQFKSNIKDLWDALLNENTFLCFKNTHEIAVYRKLEVQYGNWTWTLRSNMLTIEDQLHTRIENGTLDKIELSYLLKEMSKTYEEIKKEMTMFFDDDRDKEMLVQWRGRFENRIKEFHDEQVRGVKRKLDEVIQQKKPCKNMDDKKTEFENKLLQKSKELAHQLKNKTKDEKELNKQFNSVWSVWVNEFTKDIKPIEDINLEKELLTILQDLGIECALIHDSKTSGRYKNIPSTGDYYHYVTSKKNQNIVIQAAVNYLRLSLPHEEQQQIRSFIDDVEQQSLCNIKSKPVATRGYSQTFLQEVAKNVKEKVKEFESKRKYALKKEFTVDLLLYVFDKARSWISESHNRFKKNNDAHIYLENKKKEYYNIFRSFCKGNSSAVVLGELICEKLKVSIVEAACNKTAIDLAGEMRCSFPAFNGNRLNLEKHVLKSLAEKEDFDGFINYIRRPRSQTESFIKEEVEKYIFTKYKVKAQNILKKNVEDINKHVSQALFDATEKVKTQRGNTDMWLKEFSSLLKDVLTFDTISSQNFSDINKFDFLKEEIEKGLTSIIKELNSLSLDKMKEFKLKPDQILIDRLCDCCWVTCPFCGAVCTNTIRDHSPDKHSVLFHRPSGIKGSHFRNTDEMRIDFCTTNVASDRSFYPRHDSDKSIPFKQYWTAGPDYANWSITPDEYKLTYWKWFVCRFKDQLEKHYKYKFKGEGEIPEEWKSYSKEAAIRSLNEMC is encoded by the coding sequence ATGTATGAAGAGATcaacaggaagaagaaacatCTAACAGAAACTGAAACATTGCTCAGCAGACTTCACCTTCAAGACAAATATGAACAAAAGTTGACACCAGCTGCTTTTCTTAAGATAAGTCCACCTGTGAAACAGCACCATGACACATCTGAGAAAGATCTAGCTCACACTTTTCTTCAGAGGTTGATGATGTTAGACTACAGAGCCAGATATATTCCTGTAAAACAAGACAGTCCTGAGGGGAGCCACTCAGAGCCACAGAAAATAGATGATGATGACTTTGATGATTTTTTGAGCACTAGTGTAGACTCTGATCAACCAAAACATCCTCATGTTCATCCAATGGATATTCAAATGGCAGTATATCACTGCTCAGACAGCTTTCTGAAGCAGAACATGATCACAAAGCTATCACAGTGTCAGTACGCCTTACCTTTGCTTGTTCCTGACCCAGTCTCAATGGATATTGAGTGTCCTCTGTGGACATtcagacaaataaagaaaagctGGAAGAAAACTCAAACCAGAGATGATTCAAACACTGTCACCATGAAGAGTATGCCCATTTACAGAGCTGAGACGCCCATGGTGTCATTTTTCCGTCTTGGTTCACTGTCACTGTCTAAATCTCAGCTGATGAACACTTTGATCAACGAGCGTCACAGCACCTTCTTCCACAGAAACTGTCCAGGAAGCACCAAATCTCGCCATTTGATGGACGGTGTGGCAGAGATTGCCTGGTACTGCCCTGCTGGGAAACCCAATGATGCCTTCACTGACTGCATTACCTTCTGTAATCTTCATGGTGATGCTCTGATGATTGAAAAACAGCGTGAAATACTGATGGAAAACTCTTCAGTCAATGTTGTTCTGTTACCAACTCTGGAGAGAAGTGACAAAAGTGCTAATGCAGTTATCTCAGCCCTTTTCAAGTCTCCAAAACCTCTCATTTGTCTCATTGTTGATAATGATTGTGGTGTAGTTGGAAAACAGGGAAAATACAAAATGGGTCTGAAAGACAAAAGTCAGTCAGATGTTTGTAAAGAACTGAAAGGAATCATTGAAAAAATCTTGTCTGGACCACATACATCCTTCCAGCTAGAAACAATGGCTGAGGTCTCTGGAATCAGAGTGGATGAAGATGACACAGTCTGCCAAGAAGGAAAATCTGCTGCTATGAAAATAGTGAATGTACTTAAAGGGATGGATGTTTCAGGGATTAAAGATAAATATCTCCCTTGTCAAGGCCAACTGTGGCATGATTGGTGCAAAATAAACAAGGAACAGTATCACCTCAAAGGGAAACTTGAGAAGGAGAAATGTAAAAAGcaacaggaaatgaggaaaataCGTGAAGATCAATGTTCTGCTTCCTGTAGTGAACTGATGAAGTTGTTCATTGAAAGCCTCTCATCTCTgtcaccaaaagaaaaacagtattTCCTGAAATGGATTCAGATCTTACTAGATGCACTCTCTACAGATGATCTGTCTTCAATTCTCCAAAAGTATGATGAGAAGTGGTCTGAAGTCTTGGATTTGAAGAAGAAGCATGACAAATCTGATTGGCTAACAAGTAAACAAACTGAGCTTGAGGAAATATCAGAAAAACTGCAGTCAGCTACTTTTGGCTTAGAGCACATCTTTAGAGAAATTGGACAGATCTATGAAGCTCATAAATCTCTGCAGGAACAAACAGAGATGGAAGAGACTGACTGGTCTAAATACCCTGAGCTCGCTGCAGAGCTGATGATATCAGGACACCCAATGGAGCTGATGGATGGTGATGCAGGTCATGTGCCTTTAACATGGATCTCTAGTCTTTTAGATGAAGTCATCAAGAAACTGGGAGATCAGAGAGTTTTTGTTCTGTCAGTTTTGGGGATACAAAGCAGTGGAAAATCCACCATGCTGAATGCCATGTTTGGATTACAGTTTGCTGTAAGTGCTGGCAGGTGCACCAAGGGAGCCTTCATGCAGCTGGTCAAAGTgtcagaggagatgaagaaagaCTTTAAGTTTGACTATGTTCTAGTGGTGGACACTGAAGGACTGCGTGCTCTTGAGCTGGCAGGTAACACCACTCTTCACCACGACAATGAACTGGCAACATTTGTTGTTGGTCTGGGCAACATGACATTGATCAACATCTTTGGAGAGATGGAAGATGTCCTTCAGATTGTTGTTCAGGCTTTCATGAGGATGAAGAAAGTTAAACTTTCTCcaagttgtgtgtttgttcaccAGAATGTTTCAGATATTGGAGCTGCAGAGAAAAACATGGATGGAAAGAGACGACTACAAGAAAAACTGGACCAGATGGCTAAACTAGCTGCCAAAGAGGAGGGTTGTGATGTTGAATGCTTCAATGATGTCATTTCATTTGATGTGCAGAAAGATGTGAAATACTTTGCTCAACTGTGGGAGGGAAGTCCACCCATGGCTCCTCCAAACCCAAGTTATAGTGAGAGCGTCCAGGATTTAAAGAACATCATCCTCTCTAAAGCTTCACAGTCTGCTGGGATGACTCTCTCACAGTTCAAAAGCAACATAAAGGACCTGTGGGATGCTCTTCTGAATGAAAACACgtttttgtgtttcaaaaacacacatgagaTTGCAGTGTACAGAAAACTTGAGGTCCAGTATGGGAACTGGACCTGGACCCTGAGGAGCAACATGTTGACCATTGAGGACCAGCTTCATACCAGGATTGAAAATGGAACACTTGACAAAATTGAGCTCAGTTatcttttaaaagaaatgagCAAAACATATGAAGAAATCAAAAAAGAGATGACTATGTTCTTTGATGatgacagagacaaagaaatgTTGGTTCAGTGGCGAGGCCGATTTGAAAACAGAATCAAAGAGTTTCATGATGAACAGGTGAGAGGAGTTAAAAGAAAACTGGATGAGGTCATTCAGCAGAAGAAGCCTTGTAAAAACATGGATGACAAGAAGACAGAGTTTGAAAACAAGCTGCTACAAAAGAGCAAAGAACTCGCTCATCAGTTGAAAAACAAGACCAAAGATGAAAAGGAACTCAATAAACAGTTCAACAGTGTTTGGAGTGTCTGGGTTAATGAATTCACTAAAGACATAAAACCTATTGAGGACATCAACCTGGAAAAAGAACTGCTTACTATCCTGCAAGACCTTGGTATTGAATGTGCTCTAATACATGATTCCAAAACCAGCGGCAGATACAAAAACATACCAAGTACTGgagattattatcattatgttaCCTCAAAGAAGAACCAGAATATAGTGATTCAAGCAGCCGTAAATTACTTAAGGCTTTCTCTTCCACATGAAGAACAACAACAGATCAGATCCTTCATTGATGATGTTGAACAACAGTCTCTTTGTAACATTAAGAGCAAACCTGTAGCTACAAGAGGCTACAGTCAAACTTTCTTGCAAGAAGTggcaaaaaatgtcaaagagaaagtgaaagaattTGAATCAAAGAGGAAATATGCTCTGAAGAAGGAGTTTACAGTTGatctgttactgtatgtgtttgacaAGGCAAGAAGTTGGATTTCAGAGTCTCACAACAGATTCAAGAAGAACAATGATGCtcacatttatttagaaaacaagaaaaaggaaTATTACAACATTTTCAGAAGTTTCTGCAAAGGAAACTCATCTGCTGTTGTGCTTGGAGAACTGATCTGTGAAAAACTGAAGGTTTCTATTGTTGAAGCTGCCTGTAACAAAACTGCCATTGATCTCGCTGGAGAGATGAGGTGCAGTTTCCCAGCATTCAATGGGAACAGGTTGAACTTGGAGAAACATGTGTTGAAGTCACTGGCAGAGAAAGAAGACTTTGATGGTTTCATCAACTACATCCGACGCCCAAGGAGCCAAACAGAGAGTTTCATAAAAGAGGAAGTAGAGAAATACATCTTCACAAAGTACAAAGTTAAAGCACAGAATATACTGAAGAAAAATGTTGAAGACATCAATAAACATGTGAGTCAAGCTTTGTTCGATGCAacagaaaaagtcaaaactcagagaggaaacacagacatGTGGCTGAAGGAATTTTCCAGTTTGCTTAAAGATGTGCTGACATTTGACACCATTAGTTCTCAAAATTTCAGTGACATAAACAAATTTGATTTTCTTAAAGAAGAGATAGAGAAAGGACTTACATCCATCATTAAAGAGTTGAACAGCCTCTCATTGGATAAGATGAAGGAATTCAAGCTGAAGCCAGATCAAATCCTCATTGATCGGCTGTGTGACTGCTGCTGGGTAACGTGTCCATTCTGTGGAGCTGTTTGTACAAACACCATCAGGGATCACAGTCCTGATAAACACAGTGTGCTTTTTCATCGACCCTCTGGGATCAAAGGATCGCACTTTAGAAACACAGATGAGATGCGCATTGATTTTTGTACAACCAATGTTGCAAGTGATCGCAGTTTTTACCCTCGTCATGATTCAGATAAGTCCATTCCCTTTAAACAGTACTGGACTGCTGGCCCAGACTATGCTAACTGGAGTATTACCCCTGATGAGTATAAGCTGACATACTGGAAATGGTTTGTATGTCGATTTAAAGACCAGCTAGAAAAACACTATAAGTATAAATTCAAGGGTGAAGGTGAAATTCCTGAAGAGTGGAAAAGTTACTCTAAAGAAGCAGCTATTAGAAGTCTGAATGAAATGTGTTAG